GACGCTGACCGCGAAGTTCGACGGTGTCGAGCTCGACGAGTTCCGCGTCACCGACGAGGAGATCCAGGATGCACACGAGCAACTGACCGACGAAGAGAAAGAGCGGATCGACTACAGCATCGAGCGTGTCCGTGACTTCGCACAGGCGCAGAAGGAGGCGATAGACAACGACTTCGAGCAAGAGTTCGGTGACGGCATCCGCTGTGGGCAGCGGACACTCCCCGTGGAAGCCGCTGGCACGTACGTCCCCGGTGGGCACTTTACCCATATCGCGACCGCACCGATGTCGATTGTTCCGGCCCGCGTGGCCGGCGTCGACCGGGTCATCACCTGTACGCCGCCGCGCCCGGACGGGTCGGCGAACGCCTACCAGCTCTACGCGATGGACCAGTCTGGCGCCGACGAGATTTACAAGGTCGGTGGCGCCCAGGCCATCGGGGCCATGGCGTACGGGACCGAGACGATCGACGCAGTCGACGTCGTCACGGGACCGGGCAACGTCTTCGTCTTCGAGGCTAAACGCCAGGTATTTGGCGAGGTCGACCTCGACCTGCTTCCTGGACCGACCGAGGTGCTCATCATCGCCGACGAGACCGCGGACCCGGAACTCGTCGCACTCGACCTCCTCTCGCAGGCCGAACACACCGAGACGTCACAGCCAGTCCTCATCACGACCGACCGGGAACTGGGCGAACGGACGCTCGAAGAGATCGAGTCCTGGCTCCCGCAACTGGAGACCGAAGAGACTGCTCGCAAGTGCTGGGAGCAGAACGGGCAGGTCGTGCTGGTCGAGGACGACGCGGAGGCGGCGACCGTGGCCGACGAGTACGCCCTGGAGCACGTCCAGATCATGACCGAAGACCCCCGTGACATGCTCAGCCGGATCAGCAATT
This DNA window, taken from Haloarcula ordinaria, encodes the following:
- the hisD gene encoding histidinol dehydrogenase; protein product: MGTERTYLKDAPEQSTEISKEVRDSVYDILSQIREEQDEAIRTLTAKFDGVELDEFRVTDEEIQDAHEQLTDEEKERIDYSIERVRDFAQAQKEAIDNDFEQEFGDGIRCGQRTLPVEAAGTYVPGGHFTHIATAPMSIVPARVAGVDRVITCTPPRPDGSANAYQLYAMDQSGADEIYKVGGAQAIGAMAYGTETIDAVDVVTGPGNVFVFEAKRQVFGEVDLDLLPGPTEVLIIADETADPELVALDLLSQAEHTETSQPVLITTDRELGERTLEEIESWLPQLETEETARKCWEQNGQVVLVEDDAEAATVADEYALEHVQIMTEDPRDMLSRISNYGGAFLGDNAPVSFGDKVTGPDHILPTHGTARFNGGCWISSYMKTVTHQELTPEGAAHLSDYAARISEMEGMHGHQLSAEYRPVTDD